The DNA region GAGCGTCGAGCCAGTCACCGAGCCTCCCGTACGTCGCCAGGAAGGTCTCGGGGTTCGGCGTGCCCACGCCGCCGAGCGCGTACCAGTGCGCCCCGCCCGGGGGCAGGGACAGCGGCCCCCGGGCCGTGACGCCCAAGAGGCGCCGCTCGGGATCGAGGTAGCCGAGAAGGCCGTACAGGTCGTGCTCGTCCGAGCCCCGGCCGTGGAAGAGCACCAGGGCGCCCTCGGGCGGGCGGGCTGGCTTCCGGGTCAGGTGGACGAGGGCGTCGAGACCACTCATCGCAGCTCCGGCACCCGGCCGGCCCTCGGGTCGGGTAGCGGGGTCAGGATCTGTTCGAGCTGGCCGCGGAGGTGTTCGTAGTTGGGCGGCAGGCTCAGGCCCTCGCCCAGGTGGGCCGGGTCCTCGTCGGCCGAGAATCCCGGCCCGAGCGTGGCGATTTCGAACAGCACCCCGCTGGGCTCCCGGAAGTAGATCGAGCGGAAGTAGAACCGGTCGATCACCGGCGTCGGCCGGGCCCCGCCGGCCTCGACCCGGACCCGCCAGGCCTCGTGGTCGGCCATCGGAGCCGCCCAGGCGATGTGGTGGACGGTGCCCGCGCCCGGCATGCCGCGCCCCGGGGCCTGGTCGTACACCCAGAACGATCCCCGCCGCTCGCCCCGGGACTCGTAGCTCTGGGGGGCGGTGGAGGTGAAGCCTAGGGTCTCGGTGAGGAAGGCCTGCGAGCGGTCCGCCACCGCGGCGTATGCCCGGGCGCCGTCGAAGCCCTGCAGGGCGAGGTGCCCGGGGACCTCGGGGTGATCGGCGATCAGGGGCTGGTCCGGGGCGGCGGACACGTGGAGGGCCAGGCCGAGGCCCTCGGGGTCGGTGAACTCCAGGAGCCCGGGCCGGCGTTCGGTGGCGATGCCCTCGCGGCCCAGGCGGTCGGCCCAGAAGTCGAGCGCCGCCTCGGAGGCCACCCGCCAGACGATGCGGTGCACCATTCCGGCCCCGGCGACTCCGCGCCCGGCGCCCGGGTACTCGAAGAAGGTGAGGTCGGCGCCCGGGCTGCCGGCCTCGTCGGCATAGAACAGGTGGTACACGGTGGGATCGTCCTGGTTGACAGTCTTTTTGACCAGGCGCAGCCCCATGACCCCGGCGTAGAACTCGACGTTGCGGGGGGCGTCGCCCGTGATGGCGGTGATGTGATGGATACCTTCCAGCTTCATGATGTGTTCCTCCTCTCACGAAGGGGAACCAGCGGGGGCCGGGCGCTATTCCGGGAGCCCTTCCCGCACCTGGGACGGGGCATGTCCCGGCTGCCGCGGGAGGCCGCGGGAGGCCGGGGGGGCGGGGGCCGCTGCCGGTGACCTCCTACCGGGGGGGCGCGCCGGCCCGGGCGCGCTCCAGGACGGCCCCGGCCTGCAGACGCCCCGCCTCCCGGTCGGCGCCGAACATGTCGCTCAGCTCGTTCAGCCGGTCCTCGTCGGTGAGGGCAGTCACCCGGGTCACTGTCCGCCCATCGGTGACCTCCTTGCCGACGTGCAGGTGCACATCCCCGTAGGCGGCCAGCTGCGGCAGGTGGGTCACCGCCAGCACCTGGCTGTGGCGGGCAAGA from Actinomycetota bacterium includes:
- a CDS encoding VOC family protein, encoding MKLEGIHHITAITGDAPRNVEFYAGVMGLRLVKKTVNQDDPTVYHLFYADEAGSPGADLTFFEYPGAGRGVAGAGMVHRIVWRVASEAALDFWADRLGREGIATERRPGLLEFTDPEGLGLALHVSAAPDQPLIADHPEVPGHLALQGFDGARAYAAVADRSQAFLTETLGFTSTAPQSYESRGERRGSFWVYDQAPGRGMPGAGTVHHIAWAAPMADHEAWRVRVEAGGARPTPVIDRFYFRSIYFREPSGVLFEIATLGPGFSADEDPAHLGEGLSLPPNYEHLRGQLEQILTPLPDPRAGRVPELR